One Azoarcus sp. DN11 DNA segment encodes these proteins:
- the guaA gene encoding glutamine-hydrolyzing GMP synthase, whose translation MAHQKILILDFGSQVTQLIARRVREQQVYCELHPFDVSDDFVREFAPAGVILSGGPNSVYEALDWKAPQAVFELGVPVLGICYGMQTMAQQLGGKVENSGKREFGYAEIRARGHSELFRGIEDRTNGEGHGLLDVWMSHGDKVTEMPPGFKVIASNEACPIAAIADEARKFYAVQFHPEVTHTIKGKEMIARFVHEICGCGHDWNMPDYVAEAIEKVRAQVGDEEVILGLSGGVDSSVVAALLHRAIGDKLTCVFVDNGLLRLNEAEQVMETFSRNLGVKVIHVDATEQFMGHLKGVSDPEAKRKIIGREFVEVFQAEAQKLPNAKWLAQGTIYPDVIESAGSKTGKAHTIKSHHNVGGLPETLNLKLLEPLRELFKDEVRELGIALGLPHDMVYRHPFPGPGLGVRILGEVKKEFADLLRRADAIFIDELRAADWYEKTSQAFAVFLPVKSVGVMGDGRTYEYVVALRAVQTQDFMTAHWAELPHSLLGKVSNRIINEVRGINRVVYDISGKPPATIEWE comes from the coding sequence ATGGCTCACCAGAAAATCCTCATCCTCGATTTCGGCTCCCAGGTCACCCAGCTGATCGCGCGCCGCGTGCGCGAGCAGCAGGTGTATTGCGAACTCCACCCGTTCGACGTTTCCGATGATTTCGTGCGCGAGTTCGCACCGGCCGGCGTCATCCTGTCGGGCGGACCGAATTCGGTGTACGAGGCGCTGGACTGGAAGGCCCCGCAGGCCGTCTTCGAGCTGGGGGTCCCTGTGCTCGGCATCTGCTACGGCATGCAGACGATGGCCCAGCAACTCGGCGGCAAGGTGGAAAATTCGGGCAAGCGCGAATTCGGCTACGCGGAAATCCGCGCGCGCGGGCATTCGGAGCTCTTTCGCGGTATCGAGGACCGCACGAACGGCGAGGGCCACGGCCTGCTCGACGTGTGGATGAGCCACGGCGACAAGGTCACCGAGATGCCCCCGGGCTTCAAGGTGATCGCGAGCAACGAAGCCTGCCCGATCGCGGCAATCGCCGACGAAGCGCGCAAGTTCTACGCCGTGCAGTTCCATCCGGAAGTCACGCACACGATCAAGGGCAAGGAAATGATCGCCCGCTTCGTGCACGAGATCTGCGGCTGCGGGCACGACTGGAACATGCCGGATTACGTCGCCGAGGCGATCGAGAAGGTGCGTGCGCAGGTGGGCGACGAGGAGGTGATCCTCGGCCTGTCCGGCGGCGTTGATTCGTCGGTCGTGGCGGCACTGCTGCATCGCGCGATCGGCGATAAGCTCACCTGCGTGTTCGTCGACAATGGCCTGCTGCGCCTGAACGAGGCCGAACAGGTGATGGAGACCTTCTCGCGCAACCTCGGCGTGAAAGTCATCCACGTGGATGCAACCGAGCAGTTCATGGGGCACCTCAAGGGTGTCTCGGATCCGGAAGCGAAGCGCAAGATCATCGGCCGCGAGTTCGTCGAAGTGTTCCAGGCCGAAGCGCAGAAGCTGCCGAACGCGAAGTGGCTGGCGCAGGGCACGATCTATCCCGACGTGATCGAGTCTGCCGGTTCGAAGACCGGAAAGGCGCACACGATCAAGAGCCACCACAACGTCGGCGGGCTGCCTGAGACGCTGAACCTGAAGCTGCTGGAGCCGCTACGTGAACTCTTCAAGGACGAGGTTCGCGAACTCGGCATCGCGCTGGGCCTGCCGCACGACATGGTTTACCGGCATCCCTTCCCCGGTCCGGGGCTCGGCGTCCGCATCCTCGGCGAGGTCAAGAAGGAGTTCGCCGACCTGCTGCGCCGTGCCGATGCGATCTTCATCGACGAACTGCGCGCCGCGGACTGGTACGAGAAGACCAGCCAGGCGTTCGCGGTGTTCCTGCCGGTGAAGAGTGTCGGCGTGATGGGCGACGGGCGCACCTATGAGTACGTGGTGGCGCTGCGCGCGGTGCAGACGCAGGACTTCATGACCGCGCACTGGGCGGAACTCCCGCACAGCCTGCTCGGCAAGGTGTCGAACCGCATCATCAACGAGGTGCGCGGGATCAACCGCGTCGTGTACGACATCTCGGGCAAACCGCCGGCAACGATCGAGTGGGAGTGA
- a CDS encoding type II toxin-antitoxin system RatA family toxin, with the protein MADVRKQVLIEFTPAQMFELVDRCEDYPQFLPWCGGADLLTRTGNTTVATLHISYHGIKANFTTENTKEYPREMRIGLREGPFTHLDGLWRFTALGDTACKVEFNLHYQFSSKLLEKVLGPVFNHIASTFVESFIKRAQQVYPKG; encoded by the coding sequence ATGGCTGACGTCAGGAAGCAGGTTCTGATCGAGTTCACCCCCGCGCAGATGTTCGAGCTCGTCGACCGCTGTGAAGACTATCCGCAATTCCTTCCGTGGTGCGGCGGCGCAGACCTGCTGACGCGCACCGGGAACACGACGGTCGCGACCTTGCACATCAGTTATCACGGCATCAAGGCGAATTTCACCACCGAGAATACGAAGGAATATCCGCGCGAGATGAGGATCGGCCTCAGGGAGGGGCCTTTCACGCACCTCGACGGGCTGTGGCGTTTCACGGCGCTCGGCGATACCGCCTGCAAGGTCGAGTTCAATCTCCATTACCAGTTTTCGAGCAAGCTGCTCGAGAAGGTCCTGGGGCCGGTGTTCAACCACATCGCAAGCACCTTCGTGGAATCGTTCATCAAACGCGCGCAGCAGGTGTATCCCAAGGGATGA
- a CDS encoding protein adenylyltransferase SelO, whose amino-acid sequence MKTLQFDNRFVRDLPGDPEDSPHVRQVHGACYSRVRPTPVAAPRLIAWSPEVARLVGFDEAEVRSPEFARVFAGNALLPGMEPYAACYGGHQFGNWAGQLGDGRAITLGETINAAGGRWELQLKGAGPTPYSRRADGRAVLRSSIREFLCSEAMHHLGIPTTRALCIVGTGEAVIRNMFYDGRPRPEPGAVVCRVAPSFIRFGNFEIFTARGDQALLEKLVDFTIARDFPELSGDTATRRADWFHAVCERTARLIAHWMRVGFVHGVMNTDNMSILGLTIDYGPYGWIDNFDPGWTPNTTDAEGRRYRFGNQPHIAQWNLLQLANALYPAFGSVEPLQDGLSRYAAVYEAESRRMLAAKLGLENLREEDDALVETLHELMAAAEVDMTIFFRGLARVDAQAPTLDPLRDAFYVEDKAKAHEVAFAEWLGRYAARVLADGLPAGVRQARMDAVNPRYVLRNYLAQEAIDAAEQGDDARVSELLDVMRRPYDDQPGRERFAARRPDWARNRAGCSMLSCSS is encoded by the coding sequence ATGAAAACCCTCCAATTCGACAACCGCTTCGTCCGGGATCTGCCCGGCGACCCGGAAGACTCTCCGCATGTCCGGCAGGTACATGGCGCCTGCTATTCGCGCGTGCGGCCGACCCCCGTCGCGGCACCGCGCCTGATTGCGTGGTCGCCCGAGGTGGCGCGGCTGGTCGGCTTCGACGAGGCCGAGGTGCGTTCGCCCGAGTTCGCGCGGGTGTTCGCCGGCAATGCGCTGCTGCCCGGTATGGAGCCGTATGCCGCCTGTTATGGCGGACACCAGTTCGGCAACTGGGCGGGCCAACTCGGCGACGGACGGGCGATCACTCTCGGGGAAACGATCAATGCGGCCGGCGGGCGCTGGGAACTGCAGCTGAAGGGCGCGGGTCCGACGCCGTATTCGCGGCGTGCGGACGGGCGTGCGGTGCTGAGGTCGTCGATACGGGAGTTCCTGTGCAGCGAGGCCATGCACCACCTGGGCATCCCGACGACGCGCGCATTGTGCATCGTCGGCACGGGGGAGGCGGTCATCCGCAACATGTTCTACGACGGGCGGCCACGTCCCGAGCCGGGGGCCGTGGTGTGTCGTGTTGCGCCGTCGTTCATCCGTTTCGGCAACTTCGAGATCTTTACCGCACGCGGCGATCAGGCCCTGCTGGAAAAGCTGGTCGATTTCACGATCGCGCGGGACTTTCCGGAGCTCTCCGGAGATACCGCCACCCGACGCGCGGACTGGTTCCACGCGGTGTGCGAGCGCACCGCGCGGCTGATCGCCCACTGGATGCGCGTCGGATTCGTGCATGGCGTGATGAACACCGACAACATGTCGATCCTCGGCCTGACGATCGACTACGGCCCCTACGGCTGGATCGACAATTTCGATCCCGGATGGACGCCCAACACGACCGACGCGGAGGGGCGCCGCTACCGTTTCGGCAATCAGCCGCACATTGCACAGTGGAACCTGCTCCAGCTCGCGAACGCGCTCTATCCGGCGTTTGGTAGCGTCGAACCCCTGCAGGACGGCCTGTCGCGCTACGCGGCCGTGTATGAGGCCGAGAGCCGCCGCATGCTGGCGGCGAAACTCGGCCTCGAGAATCTGCGCGAAGAGGACGATGCACTCGTCGAAACCCTGCACGAGCTCATGGCCGCAGCCGAAGTCGATATGACGATCTTCTTCCGCGGGCTCGCCCGCGTCGATGCGCAGGCGCCCACGCTCGATCCCCTGCGCGACGCCTTCTACGTGGAAGACAAGGCGAAGGCGCACGAGGTGGCGTTCGCCGAGTGGCTTGGCCGCTACGCAGCGCGGGTGCTCGCCGACGGCCTGCCCGCCGGCGTACGGCAGGCGCGGATGGATGCGGTCAATCCGCGCTACGTGCTGCGCAACTACCTCGCGCAGGAGGCGATCGACGCAGCGGAGCAGGGCGACGATGCGCGGGTGTCCGAGCTGCTCGACGTGATGCGCCGTCCCTACGACGATCAGCCGGGGCGCGAGCGCTTCGCGGCGCGGCGGCCCGACTGGGCACGCAATCGCGCAGGCTGCTCGATGCTGTCGTGCAGTTCGTAG
- the smpB gene encoding SsrA-binding protein SmpB produces the protein MSIIDNRKAFHDYFIEEKYEAGLVLEGWEVKAIRAGRANIKEAYVVIRNGEIFILGMHITALAAASSHIKPDPVRTRKLLLHASEISKLIGKVERAGYALVPLDLHYTKGRIKALVGLAKGKKQYDKREDAKQRDWERDKARLMKTKV, from the coding sequence ATGAGCATCATCGACAACCGCAAGGCCTTTCACGACTACTTCATCGAGGAGAAGTATGAAGCCGGGCTTGTGCTCGAGGGCTGGGAGGTCAAGGCGATCCGGGCGGGCCGCGCCAACATCAAGGAAGCCTACGTCGTCATCCGCAACGGGGAGATCTTCATCCTCGGCATGCACATCACGGCGCTGGCCGCGGCTTCCTCGCATATCAAGCCCGACCCCGTGCGCACCCGCAAACTCCTGCTGCATGCGAGCGAGATCTCGAAACTCATCGGCAAGGTCGAACGCGCGGGATATGCCCTCGTGCCGCTCGACCTGCACTACACCAAAGGCCGCATCAAGGCGCTGGTCGGCCTCGCGAAGGGCAAGAAGCAGTACGACAAGCGCGAGGACGCGAAGCAGCGCGACTGGGAGCGCGACAAGGCGCGCCTCATGAAGACCAAGGTGTGA
- the guaB gene encoding IMP dehydrogenase — MRVIQKALTFDDVLLIPAHSTVLPRDVSLRAQLTRNIRINIPLVSAAMDTVTESRLAIALAQEGGIGIIHKNLPVKQQAGMVAKVKRFESGVLKDPITIPPTMSVHDVVALTRQHKFSGLPVVEGKRVVGIVTNRDVRFETNLEQPVSAIMTPADRLVTVREGDSLEDARRLMHKHRLERVLVLNDAGELRGLITVKDMMKSTEHPLAAKDDLGRLRVGAAIGVGAGTEERAEALVEAGVDVVVVDTAHGHSQGVVDRVNWVKKNFPHVEVIGGNIATAAAAKALADAGADAVKVGIGPGSICTTRIVAGVGVPQVTAIDNVATALAGTGIPMIADGGIRFSGDISKAIAAGANVVMLGGLFAGTEEAPGETVLYQGRSYKSYRGMGSLGAMQQGAADRYFQESDGNADKLVPEGIEGRVPYKGAVTAVIHQLVGGLRASMGYLGCATIEEMHQKAEFVEITAAGVRESHVHDVQITKEAPNYHVD, encoded by the coding sequence ATGCGAGTGATTCAGAAGGCGCTGACGTTCGATGACGTCCTTCTCATCCCCGCCCACTCTACGGTTCTCCCCCGCGATGTCAGTCTGCGGGCACAGCTGACGCGCAACATTCGCATCAATATTCCCCTGGTATCCGCAGCGATGGATACGGTGACCGAATCCCGCCTGGCGATCGCGCTGGCGCAGGAAGGCGGTATCGGCATCATTCACAAGAACCTCCCCGTCAAGCAGCAGGCGGGCATGGTCGCGAAGGTGAAGCGCTTCGAGTCGGGCGTCCTCAAGGATCCGATCACCATTCCACCGACGATGAGTGTTCACGACGTCGTCGCGCTCACCCGTCAGCACAAGTTTTCCGGCCTGCCGGTCGTCGAGGGCAAGCGGGTGGTGGGTATCGTGACGAACCGCGACGTGCGCTTCGAGACGAACCTGGAGCAGCCGGTGTCGGCGATCATGACGCCGGCGGATCGCCTCGTTACCGTCAGGGAAGGCGACAGCCTCGAGGATGCGCGCCGCCTGATGCACAAGCACCGCCTCGAGCGCGTGCTGGTGCTGAACGACGCGGGCGAGTTGCGCGGCCTGATCACCGTGAAGGACATGATGAAGTCCACCGAGCATCCGCTCGCGGCCAAGGACGACCTCGGTCGTCTGCGCGTCGGTGCGGCGATCGGCGTGGGTGCGGGAACCGAAGAGCGTGCCGAGGCTTTGGTCGAAGCGGGAGTTGACGTCGTTGTCGTCGATACCGCGCACGGACATTCGCAGGGCGTTGTCGACCGCGTCAACTGGGTGAAGAAGAACTTCCCGCACGTCGAGGTCATCGGCGGCAACATCGCGACGGCAGCTGCGGCGAAAGCACTGGCCGACGCCGGCGCCGACGCGGTCAAGGTCGGTATCGGGCCAGGGTCGATCTGCACGACGCGGATCGTCGCCGGTGTCGGCGTGCCGCAGGTGACGGCGATCGACAATGTCGCCACCGCGCTGGCGGGTACGGGCATTCCGATGATCGCCGATGGCGGCATCCGCTTCTCCGGCGACATTTCCAAGGCGATTGCCGCCGGCGCGAACGTGGTGATGCTGGGCGGACTGTTCGCCGGCACTGAAGAAGCGCCCGGCGAGACGGTGCTGTACCAGGGGCGTTCGTACAAGTCGTACCGTGGCATGGGGTCGCTCGGCGCGATGCAGCAAGGGGCCGCAGACCGCTATTTCCAGGAGTCCGACGGCAATGCCGACAAGCTCGTCCCCGAGGGCATCGAGGGGCGCGTGCCCTACAAGGGGGCGGTGACGGCGGTGATCCACCAGCTGGTGGGCGGTCTGCGCGCGTCGATGGGTTATCTCGGCTGCGCCACGATCGAGGAAATGCACCAGAAGGCGGAGTTCGTCGAGATTACTGCGGCGGGTGTGCGCGAGTCGCACGTCCATGACGTGCAGATCACCAAGGAAGCGCCGAACTACCACGTGGATTGA
- a CDS encoding RnfH family protein, which produces MTAFIDVEVAYALTAQQDLIKVRVAEGATVRDAIEASGILGKHPDIELDGRNKVGVFAKLTRLDTVLRDRDRVEIYRPLIADPKAVRKQRAEEGKVLKKGGGPAGE; this is translated from the coding sequence ATGACCGCATTCATCGACGTGGAAGTTGCGTACGCGCTGACGGCGCAGCAGGATCTGATCAAGGTCCGCGTGGCGGAGGGGGCGACGGTGCGCGACGCCATCGAGGCATCGGGAATTCTCGGGAAGCACCCCGACATCGAACTCGACGGGCGCAACAAGGTCGGGGTGTTTGCCAAACTCACGCGGCTCGACACCGTGCTGCGCGACCGCGACCGCGTCGAGATCTATCGGCCGCTCATCGCCGATCCGAAGGCGGTGCGCAAGCAACGCGCCGAGGAAGGCAAGGTGCTGAAGAAGGGCGGCGGCCCCGCCGGGGAATAA
- a CDS encoding DUF4124 domain-containing protein has protein sequence MRRLSLLVLSMILALPAAAQVYQWRDAQGRINYSDTPPPAGAAKTVKPAARSQAPAPANDVPDQAADAGTQKPAADGNAQGTAGEAGKSAAGKADPSKPKTMTEKETEFRQRRVAVAEAEAKAEKERQKAAELARSCSEARAQIVGLQNSRRISRYNSEGQRELVSGTERTAEIDRSQQYLDQNCK, from the coding sequence ATGCGTCGCCTTAGCCTGCTTGTGTTGAGCATGATCCTTGCACTGCCCGCCGCGGCCCAGGTGTATCAGTGGCGCGACGCGCAGGGGCGCATCAATTACTCCGACACCCCGCCTCCCGCGGGCGCGGCGAAAACCGTCAAGCCCGCCGCACGAAGCCAGGCCCCGGCGCCCGCCAATGACGTCCCCGACCAGGCGGCCGACGCCGGGACGCAGAAGCCCGCTGCCGATGGCAATGCGCAGGGTACCGCGGGCGAGGCGGGCAAATCCGCCGCGGGGAAGGCCGATCCGTCCAAACCCAAGACGATGACGGAGAAGGAAACGGAATTCCGTCAGCGCCGCGTAGCCGTCGCAGAGGCCGAGGCGAAAGCCGAGAAGGAACGGCAGAAGGCGGCAGAGCTCGCCCGCAGTTGCAGCGAGGCGCGCGCCCAGATCGTCGGCCTGCAGAACAGCCGCCGCATCTCGCGCTACAACAGCGAAGGCCAGCGGGAACTCGTGAGCGGCACCGAGCGCACGGCCGAAATCGATCGCTCGCAACAATATCTCGACCAGAACTGCAAGTAG